In Ficedula albicollis isolate OC2 unplaced genomic scaffold, FicAlb1.5 N00349, whole genome shotgun sequence, a single window of DNA contains:
- the LOC101812147 gene encoding retinol dehydrogenase 13-like, whose product MELLGTLSPPWWLLLLLLLALLLWATRRSPWEPCKCPADLTGKTVIVTGANSGIGKCVAMDLARRNARTILACRSRERGQAAVEEIRAATGNPAVLLRLLDTGSLASVRSFAGAVLREEPRLDVLVNNAGVTGLPFAITSEGLERTFATNYLGPFLLTNLLLDLLKASAPARVVNVSSFRHSAGTADSGFLTGQRRPGGYDAAYNSTKLMNVLFTAELARRLQGTGVTANAVSPGVVSTSIMRHFSWPVRALFSLLRPFLKSPEQGAASTIFCAVSEEAAGITGKYFDSSCRLALPSA is encoded by the exons atggagctgctggggaccCTGAGTCCCCCGtggtggctcctgctgctcctgctcctggccctgctgctctgggccacGCGCAGAAGCCCCTGGGAGCCCTGCAAGTGTCCTGCTGACCTGACGGGCAAGACGGTGATTGTCACCGGAGCCAACAGCG GCATTGGCAAATGCGTGGCCATGGACCTGGCGCGCCGGAACGCCCGCACCATCCTGGCGTGCCGGAGCCGGGAGCGGGGCCAGGCGGCCGTGGAGGAGATCCGGGCGGCCACCGGGAACCCAGCGGTGTTGCTGAGGCTGCTGGACACCGGCTCGCTGGCCTCGGTGCGCTCCTTCGCCGGCGCCGTGCTGCGCGAGGAGCCGCGGCtggacg TGCTGGTGAACAACGCCGGCGTCACCGG GCTGCCTTTCGCCATCACgtcagaggggctggagcgaACCTTCGCCACCAACTACCTGGGGCCGTTCCTGCTCACCAACCTGCTCCTGG acctCCTGAAGGCCTCGGCGCCCGCCCGGGTGGTCAATGTGTCGTCGTTCCGGCACAGCGCGGGCACGGCCGACAGCGGGTTCCTGACGGGGCAGCGGCGCCCGGGCGGGTACGATGCTGCCTACAACAGCACAAAGCTGATGAACGTGCTCTTCA ccgccgaGCTGGCGCGGCGCCTGCAGGGCACag GGGTGACGGCCAACGCGGTGAGCCCTGGCGTGGTGAGCACCAGCATCATGCGCCACTTCAGCTGGCCCGTGCGGGCGCTCTTCAGCCTCCTCCGCCCCTTCCTGAAG TCGCCCGAGCAGGGCGCTGCCAGCACCATCTTCTGCGCCGTCTCGGAGGAAGCTGCGGGCATCACCGGGAAATACTTCGACAGCAGCTGCCGGCTGGCGCTGCCctcggcg